Part of the Haliotis asinina isolate JCU_RB_2024 chromosome 8, JCU_Hal_asi_v2, whole genome shotgun sequence genome is shown below.
GTTATGAGCAAGGTTCCATGAAGCCACGATAAGCTAACACCCTTGGTAAATTTTAACTTGTATGTGGTTTTGCATCAATACATTTTTGTACTGATCGGGCGTACATCAACTTTACATTTAATACCGTATACGCATTTATTATATTAGTTGCTTTGAATGAAGATTCTACAGTGTCTTCGATGTGCGTGATGTACAAAGGTACACACCTGGCAACACTAACAGTGGGAGCAATGCTAGTACCATATTGTGTCCTGAAACAGAAACAGGAACGTGACGTtaattttataaatatatataacaccCGCCCTCCTACTCAACATCCTCGGAGAGGTAGAGTCAGAGGAACGTGACCTGGACTTCCTGAATTTGGCAGAATTGCTGCGATACTCTTGCTAAACTACGGTGCTGTGTTCGTAGAACGTTACTTTTGTGCGAAAATGTAACAACATTCATATCAAGAAGGTTTTTCAAACCTGAAGTACTTACCTGGGAGATACCATAAGACGTTTGGTATGCACTGAGAACTCATGCAGAATGTATAGACACACTGGGTGAACGAACAGATGGTAAGATACAAGACTCGTAGGACACATTTGTGACGTACAAGGATGGCATCTGTTGACCCGATTTGAGCTCTCTGGCTGGATAATCACTAGGTCACGCTGACCCGGAATTACCTATCTATTCATAAAATTCACACGAGTTCATTCAGTTTTTTTACTACTTCGATATCGTTTGTTATGGAAGCATAGTAGCGCCAAGgtgaaaattatttatattacaTTATATTTATCTTATTGACTCCTACATAGGCGATACTATCTCATTAGCACTTAATATCTCCTAgcatctcctatgtaggacttagtatctcctagcATCTCCTATgaaggacttagtatctcctagcatctcctatgtaggacttagtatctcttacgtaggaaACACTATCTCTATGTACGAGTTAATGTATCCCTTTTAAGGCTAGGATTATGAAGTATGGTTATTGAGTTGAGAAGTGCTTGGTTATGCAGGAGGTTAGATAGTACACATGACATTAACACAGTGTTACTATGcagtgttattgtgtgtgttagggttagggtgacgtggaccttgatctaattgcagttaGGGAAGATTTGGGTattcagacacacacacacgcacgcaagcacgcacgcacgcacgcacactcacccacacacaaaGACAAAGGGAGTTGGGGTAGGGCAAAGTACtgatcattctcttcccacagtggttacttgtcatatcttcccacggaacctctgttctaatacgaccctttcatggtgcgagtgttcaagactcgtgattggaggcaatcagatttagtaatgcagtcagcgaccttgtttcaaaagtgatcgttcgcaagatctcggtaatttccggatgcatcgtgaaaactagaacctcttcccgagcgcgatactcaaatgtttcttctagacagaactcagtcatgtttcttctagacagaactcagtcatgtttctccacattgcttgcatttgtcaagttgaatctaggtcgatgtaacacgtgttctgattggacagaaaaaaagggaaaaaagtctgctgccattttttgccgctaggggattttatgagaaccgcgaattatggccgtattagaacagaggttcgtaggaagatatgacaagtaacctctgtgggaagagaatgggtaCTGATATGAAATTCTGGTTATAGCACGTCCTGAGTTTTTTGCTTGTCTTCAGATGGGACTAGGTTGGATTTGGATACAACGCTCGTTTGCGATTTGTTTCCTCGTGATTGTTTACAAGTTAACTTGTCTGGGGTGAAAAAAGTTTGAGtgggcgtaaaacaatacaaaattcaaAAGGGCAATAGATTGTCTGTACAAGAATAAGTGAATAAGTAGATTGCCACCGATGATCTTAGACGCGTTTGTGCAAGCGGATTATGtgcaacgacctctgaaatatATCCAACACATAACAGTGAAGTGCAacgaagtgcaacatgtaacatgtacatgtaacttACTGAGCAAACAATAGAGCAAAGTAGACGCGAAGCATTGAGTACAACAGTCGGTCCAACACATGGCACTAATGTGCAACAATCACTTGCCCATATGACtctaatggtgaaggaaacagtagactcttatAGTAAGTGAAACACATAATAGTAGACTctaacagtgactgaaacagtgaaacagGAGATTGTTTGCGCGTCTGGGGATTTACGTCTAACATTTCGAATTAATGCATATTGACATATATCGATCATCTTGGAAATATATACCGATTGGTGTAAAGAAATAAATTGGTGTGACAGTTACATCAATAAATCACTGAAAtaaattactgaaaatcagtgacgGCACCACGTGGAATTACAGCTGCTGGGTTACAGCAGGGGAAGGGTACATGGGAAACCctggatatgtgtgtgtgcgtgcgtgcgtgcgtgcgtgcgtgcgtgcgtgcgtgtgtggcGGGGGTCCTAAAGAAAGAAATAGCGGGATAATGGCGGTAAGTTACAGGCATGGGCACGGGGGAACACAGGCTGCAGTAGTGGGTGTACTGGAGGATCTGTGGGGATGGAGAGACTAGTGTAAACGGTGTGATGGGGGATGAGGAGACTGGAGTAGAAGGTATAATGGGGGAAGGAGACTGGAGTAGAGGGTGTAATGGAGGAAGGAGGAGACTGGAGTAGAGGATGGAGTGGCAGTGGGGATGGAGGAGACTGGAGTAGAGGATGGAATGGCAGTGGGGATAGGACAGACTGGAGTAGAGGATGGAATGGCAGTGGGGATAGGACAGACTGGAGTAGAGGATGGAATGGCAGTGGGGATGGAGGAGACTGGAGTAGAGGATGGAATGTCAGTGGGGATGGAGGAGACTGGAGTAGAGGATGGAATGTCAGTGGGGATGGAGGAGACTGGAGTAGAGGATGGAATGGCAGTGGGGATGGAGGAGACTGGAGTAGAGGATGGAATGGCAGTGGGGATGGAGGAGACTGGAGTAGAGGATGGAATGGCAGTGGGGATGGAGGAGACTGGAGTAGAGGATGGAATGGCAGTGGGGATGGAGGAGACTGGAGTAGAGGATGGAATGGCAGTGGGGATAGGACAGACTGGAGTAGAGGATGGAATGGCAGTGGGGATAGGACAGACTGGAGTAGAGGATGGAATGGCAGTGGGGATGGAGGAGACTGGAGTAGAGGATGGAATGGCAGTGGGGATGGAGGAGACTGGAGTAGAGGATGGAATGTCAGTGGGGATGGAGGAGACTGGAGTAGAGGATGGAATGGCAGTGGGGATGGAGGAGACTGGAGTAGAGGATGGAATGGCAGTGGGGATGGAGGAGACTGGAGTAGAGGATGGAATGGCAGTGGGGATGGAGGAGACTGGAGTAGAGGATGGAATGGCAGTGGGGATGGAGGAGACTGGAGTAGAGGATGGAATGGCAGTGGGGATGGAGGAGACTGGAGTAGAGGATGGAATGGCAGTGGGGATAGGACAGACTGGAGTAGAGGATGGAATGGCAGTGGGGATGGAGGAGACTGGAGTAGAGGATGGAATGCCAGTGGGGATATGTGAATGTAGAATATGGAATAGTATATGGGAATACTTCAGCATAATGTTGAAAGTGTGCGTGCACTTGCGTGTACGGCTGTTTGATTGTCCTTGGATATCCAAGTTGTTATTACACTTAATCTGTGATTATACTTAATCTGTTATTATACTTATCTAAACACAATCTTTCAGGCAACAGGTattgtttactcactgttttgTTTCCCAAATCTCACTCTCAAGAGTTTGTGTCCTTTCCATGTTTAAATCGCATGTTTAAGCCTGTTGTGATTCGAGCTAATGTTTTGCTGCTCACAGAGCTAGTTATACAGATTGTATGTATTACTTCAGCAAACtatcaagattgcagattgtACAAGTCATATCTGTCGTTGCATAGGCATCAGCTATTAACAGGTTGTATGTGTAACGCTCATGTAAAAGAAAAGTAAAAAATTGTATTGTATTTCCACAATATCACATAACCTGAGTTAACAAGAAACTTGTGATAACCTGTGATAACGCTCAGGATCATATTCAGCACCTCAGTCCTGATCCACCAGGATTCCCATGTATGGGGCATTATGGGGCAATATACCACAGAAATGTCAGTGCAGTTCCACGGTATACTGACACTGTGTCCGGTTGATTTCTCCAGGATTATATGCAAACAACTGAAAATGACAGCGATTCTAAATGGCCGTTTATCAGCATCGTAAAAATGTCAGTGTTGCCATGTTAGGTTGCATGAATAGACTACAGCATTTTGCATTCAAACTTTCCATTTGGTTATATCTTGATGGTCAGTTTATCCATATTGTAAGTTAATTGAACTATGGATTAGCTGCCGATACATTTTCCTATCTACTGGTATATGGTGGTGTTAACACATGCAACGAGTATCAGTTTTCAGTTTCTACGCATCGAATATATGAAACAGACCAAAAATTCTAGCACTGTGCGAACATTCGGGATTCGTACCCACACACTGAGATGTAGAGGTTGTCTGAGAATTTGTTCTAGTTCTATAGTGATAAATCTTAACCTCCTTGATGGGATGAACAATGGTAACATGATAAATATTCTGCACTTAGAGCTCATAAAGGTAATAATGAAGATCTTGATTTATAGTGAGACAACTCTGCAATTTGTTCAAGAAGACATTTAGTGTCAAGAGAGATAATTACATATACAGAGACAGACGTTTGTTGAACCCATCAATAATGATAGAAAGGTTTGGAAATTACTCAAACAGTATCAGATGTCTAGTGATATATCTGCCTGTATATCTTGTCAACAattagaatgaagatttttatggatatcaacttctttatgagagaacacaacgtttcggagttaatgcttactccttcatcagtaagcattaactccgaaacgttgtgttctctcataaagaagttgatatccataaaaatcttcattcttatgtattttcacttctaaatgacattcaaagacttgtcaACAATTCTTAACTTTTTTCTGTTCaaggtcacatacaaccaaaaaatcaaacgttattaaaacacatttatcacttattcatgacatataatatacattgctgctttaaaaaaagccaaataaacaaaattataagcgtacaatcgcgactcaaaagtgcaatattttgtacttgggcttacttcccccgaaacgaagccctcgggagaccgaacccagtcctagcgggtggctgtgcactcaagtgtaacgacggcttccgaatggctgtttcatttgctgatatgctgagggttcattgtgcatacagaaagatgatctgtttgatggcattttagaagtatggcgagtcacaagaaagtgagattcgttatggataacaactttttgtgtacttaatgcgtcgtttcagtatggattcatatactgttgtcaaacaaaatcatatacaatacaagaAGTCGGTTTCcacgaagaatgtatatagagatgttaagttttgaaaatacatgttctctgaatttgcgctcgatccaatcaaaaatgatctcagcagagatggtaaactactgcatggctggaatctgtcactCTGTCAAagtaggacttgaaactgacaagaggttgcaccagtttccgtcagatccagtcatccgaaaataatgaatgtagtttgtttgcaacccacataaaaacatgtcatgtgtattacacgtgcctaattacataatgtggcggatacgggactcgggtgcacgagtcataatcaatttattttctttatgtcgtatagtctgataagtgtgaagttcaaattgcacgtggtcaacgattgaagttgtgtactgcatgttgtctttagcagacagacaggcagacatataggtgtgagtAAACTGACACTGAGCTTTCTTTGTGACAGAGAATGCTTACCagaatcaacaagtttttttacgtaacgagtagattatttacttgtttgtgtacacaaccaagattaaaacctctgcccatgacctcagactctgggcatgcatactgtttcaagcttcgcgaacctattcactgcgcaagCGTtgtggacgcagcgcagcacagctgttgaaaccagttccCACCCAACCAGccctgggggaaatttagtgaaacgtttgaactccgatttcgcgggctttttttcatcgcgtttttttttcaactttataggttgaattggcatttgttattatttgttttggtaagtgcatagcgaaaggtaccagaatctgcaaagttgtgttttactttgcatgtgacctttcagtTTAAAGTCATCCGTCGAATTGAAACAGCGTGATACATTTTATGCAATCTGCTGATATCGATGCCCTTGAGATTTGTTTTCTAATTACTACATTATATACAAGCTAGAATTAAAAGCAGACCATTTATAAACTAAGTGTGTACCATTCATGTGATGTGTGATCATGCGTTTTACTGTAATATTGGCCAGTGGCCTTTAACTGAACAAAACTGTCTGTCAGTTTGTCAATCAATTGCAGTATCTTGTTTTGTAAGTGAACAGTCAATTTCAAATATAGAACATCAGAGCGAAAGAAGCAAATTACACTTGGTATCAGGATCTTTAAGTGTAGctgttctgttgtttttgtttgtttatttgtttaacgtcgcagtCTGCAATAAGTCATTTTGAGCACTGACATCATGATATCGATCTACGTTATCGTGATAGGACTTCATCTGACATAATGATATCCATCTACGTTATCGTGATAGGACTTCATCTGACATAATGATATCGATCTACGTTATCGTGATAGGACTTCATCTGACATAATgatatcgatctacgcaatcgtGATAGGACGTGTTGCTTAACGTTCAAACTCTCGACCGGTATTTCTCAAGCAATGGAGGTTACCTCTTCAAACATGTTGATCTTTTGTCTTTGACCATTTCAGCAGATGGGCAGAATTTGACTGTACCTTGTGTTCTAACTCAAGCTTTGTTCAACGTGTATTGGCTTAAAATTTGATGTTCTTTGATACTTTCCTTCATAAACGTCAAATGTCAACAAAAGAGAAATGATTTTACAACACAGGTAACGTGACCTCCAACTGATTACATTCACTAATCTGAATACAATCTATATAAGTAGCTCCAATTAATGTTGTTCCCTCGTTTGCTCCTTTCGTTATGAAATAATGAGTGACTGTTTTGGCATTGTATTAGTACAAATATAACCGctgctttaaattttctaagtcacaCATTCCACACAATCAGTCTGTAAGAATGACACGATTTTACTGCGTGGTATTCGTATGTGTTGCTGGAATGGCAGGAGCCCAGTTTCAAGGATTTGAAGCACCTGTGTTTAAAGGCCACAGTTTCGGATTCAAACCAGCTGCCCCTATTAAGGACTTCAAAGTAACAGCCACCTCGACTGCTACTAGCAAGGATAAGGTCCAAGTCGAATTAGAGGAGACAAAGGTTCAGCTACGGCAACTTCAAGATAGGTTTCAGCAACAGGAAAAACAGGCATCTTCAATAATGGAGGAAATGCAAGGGGAATTAAATGACACAAGAGGCAGGATGCAGAAGCTGGAAGACAGGCTTAAGCAACAACTGTCAACAAACGGGAATCTCCAGAATGTTGTGAAGGAGTCCGAAGAAACGTTGAAGGTCTTGCAAAGGAATATCAAGAAGCAGTGCCTTCTCATGGATCAGCTGCAGTACAGTCGTGGTCAAGCACAATCAGGTTTGGCAAACAAGACTTTTACCAACTTTGAATCAGATGAGTAGACGGAGAGGTCTTGTTCTCCCTTATATTTGAAGCATATTCATAAAGATATGACATGATGTTGCTTTGTGTTTCTAATATTATTAACCGATCACAGATGGATCAACTTAGCAGCGGTTACAAATGTGTAGGTGTTACAAATGTACAGGTGTTACAGGTGTTACAAAGCTCACTGCGATCCTAACAGGTACGTGTGATTAAGGTACACTCTCAATTTCATTTGCATAGATGGAGGAACTCCGACCTTCATGTCTGCAACATCCAGTTCGACTAACAATGGAGGAGTTGCAGCACTAGCTATTGATGGCAATACAGATGCCACTTATTCAAGAGGCTCTTGTACTCACACGAGTATAAGAGATCCCTCTCCATGGTGGCAAGGGCGTCTAAGAGTGAAGAGTGAAATTCACAACATAACACTAACGAACAGAAAGGATTGCTGTGGTGTGGTTTGCTTTTCaccttatatatatatttttaattatatatatattcgaTACCTAGCATAACGATAACGCATTGTAACTGCCCAAATTCATCCGTCCCTATGcgcatgtatacatgtgtgtctTCTTTTTTCAGCCTCTCGTTTGAAAAACGTAAAAATTGAAGGCTTTGAGGAAGATCCCATCAACAATCCCGACGCCGATCCGCATTTATGCAAAATGCATTCTGGTCAAGTTAGAGGCACAGAAACTATTACATGCGACAGACCCATTGTTGCCCGTTTCATGAAGATTTCCCTGGGTAACAAGGGGGCTTTGACCTTGTGTGAGGTTACGCTAGGAGGTAACATTTACATAGTGCTGTGAAAGCAAAGCTGTGAAAAAAACGATCCTGTTTATCCGCAGCGTTCGTTCGCTCGTAAACCTACTCTAATCTTGTTATTCATTCCTAGAATGTCAGACAAATCAGACTAGAAATAACAACTGTCAAAACTGGCTAATCAAGATCGGTTCTGTGCATTTGTTACGTGCAGGTGTCGAAATATTAAGGAAAGGTCTCGCTGTTCAAAGTTCTATGACGTCCTTCTCCACCAATGCAAACATGGCAAATGATGATGACGTCACTACTTGTTCCGTAACTGGAAGCGAGGCTGGAGACAGTCCCTGGTGGCAGATGGATCTTAATGGAGCAGTTGCAGTGGCTAGTGTGGAGATCACAAAtaggaatgatgacaaatgtaAGTGCGCTAGGCATAACCAATTAAACACAATTTTGTAAACGCTCCATTATCATTAGTTATTCGTTTAAACGCCGATTTATGTTGCCAACCATGTCGCTTTTATCGGCTTAAGGCCCGTTGGGTAATCTTATGTTTAGAGCAATTGCTCGTTTCGCGGAAGACCCGGATTCAAGTTGCCACATGGGAACGTGTGTccagttttggtgtcccccacccaccgttaaaccatactcacccactaATCGTCTTACAGATTCTTGACAATGCTGAGACTTAAAAGGATGCTTAAAACCGTTAACTGTAAAGCATaggaatattatttgtttccagtAAGATGCAATAAATTCAGGTTCTTAGATCCACTAACTTGTTGTTTCAGTTTGAACAGTACTTTAGTACTAACTGCCGCCATGTTTAATGGCAATACCCATTTACTTAGTTTGAATACGATGAGACACATCAACCAAACCCGCGACCCAGTCAGTACACCTGTTCCAGTTTGTTACCTCTTATGCCAAGCATTCGCTTGTGGAAATAAAGTTTCGTTCTCAGATCATATAATATTACgtaccatttgttttttcctcaATAAATATTTTCGTATATATGCTGAACTTCTATCCAGACATGTGGCTCTCCAACATACGGGTTGATCTTTATGATGAACTACCATCGTCCTGCCCTGATGACACAGGCATCATCATCCCAAAACCCTGCACATCTCGTGAAAAACCAGTGGGTCAAGGTGAAGCTGTGACTTTGACCTGTGACGTGCCCCAGACTGGCCGTTATTTGAGGATCACCAAGAACGTCAAAAGTCCTGGAGATGACCTGTCTCTGTGTGAGGTCATCGTCAACGTCTTACATTCACAATAACAACGTAAGGATGTAGCCCGTGCCCCATTTGGCATCCGAATCTAAATTTCTTGCCAGCGAGTCTGTGTATAACAAAGTAATAAACAGAAGCATGTGATTCAGGAGTGTctgtattggtgtttgtttatGCAGGGATAATCTAGTGTCTATAATcttatagtctccctggttcaTGACAACCAAGCCATATGTTCGTATTGCAGGAAATACGAAGTTATCTGAAATACCTTGCTAGTCTGTGTACCTGCTGGGTTGACTATAGATGCTTTCAATGGGTTACATTAAGATTGGTATTCAGCTATATTTGTAGGATCTGCCTGATTATTTTAACCCCTAAAACATTCCAAGTGGAGCAAGGCGTCGCAGGCTGATTGCTCTGTGTCATAGACGCTTTTATTCACAGTATATCTCATCCCGTGGCGATGCATGTCGCCTGGCATTAAGTTCATGGTCGGCCCGGATCAGCACACTGTGTCTGAGTGGTAAAGACTGTGTATTATTTTACATTAGCAACGTTAGTTTGGGCAAGAAcatgcacgcacgtacgcacgtacgcacgtacgcacgtacgcacgcacgatCATGCTCGTCACTGTGTAAGAGCCAGAATCTTGGACTCCGTCCACTTCATATTAACTAAGATTTTAGAAGGTATAGCATTCCACCCTTCCTTGTGTCTACATTTGCTTTAGACTTAATGGCTTGGGTGGACAAACCAACCCTTTATTTATCTTAATAAACTATTACACTGACTGTCATAAAATACGTGAACCAGTGAGCTTCTTGGTACGGTTTATACATGGCCGTCTGACGCTGCCTCGTGTTGGTCGGCTAGCCAGTCCTTCTTCCCGTGTCTTACTGCCTGATAAGGGAGCATAAATTGTGCACTGGGGACTCTTGTTTCCATGCGATACTATGACATCTCCCTTTAAGAAGAAATAAACCAATTTCTGCCTAAAAGTCACTTATTAATAAACATGTACTTAGCAGGCAAGGGATAAAGACATTTCTACTTCTTCCGTCGCCACATCATCCAGTCTCTGGTAATGACTGTAGAGAACGTACATCCAAACTTGGGAACATGTGACATAAATGTCTGATATATACTGAAGAAAGATTACTTCATCGAACTGCAACTTTAACATCACTGAATACAGAACTTTTACCTTGACACATGCAATTACAATCAATTCAAGGAATTCTTTAACATTATTGTCActtcacaatcacaatcacaaccAGTCCCACAACTCTCAAAGTAAATTTCAAACGTACCAGGATTTTAGGCTTTCCTTGCATTCAAACAGCCAACACAAAGcatataaatacaaataatttAAAGCATATATTTAAGGTTCTAAGTGTGGCAGGCGTATTTTagtgtaaatatattattttactaTTATTCTCTTAATTATTCTCCTTCTCACCTTTTTGGCTGTATTATTTCACCAGTAATGCTGGTGCTGTGCCTGATGTGTACACCCTTGTACCAACCAcagggtatgtgtatatgtttattCTATACCGCTATTGCATATAATATGATCATGTAATGGATGACGACTCATGTATACGTTGTTATTATATTATCATAACTAACGCGTAATGATGTACCCTAACTAATGCGTAATGATGTACCCTAACTAATGCGTAATGATGTACCCTAACTAACGCGTAATGATGTACCCTAACTAATGCGTAATGATGTACCCTAACTAATGCGTAATGATGTACCCTAACTAATGCGTAATGATGTACCCTAACTAACGCGTAATGATGTACCCTAACTAATGCGTAATGATGTACCCTAACTAATGCGTAATGATGCACCCTAAATGCACTGCATTGTATGTATTATCATTACGACATGCGTAATGATGTAATATTTAATGTATAATTATAATGCTCTTCATGTGTAATAAGTAACGGTATTCATACTTTAAATTACTGCTTTATTCTCGGTATTTATCCCTATGTATTTCTCCGTGCATGGAATTATATGT
Proteins encoded:
- the LOC137294339 gene encoding uncharacterized protein; translation: MEETGVEDGMAVGIGQTGVEDGMAVGIGQTGVEDGMAVGMEETGVEDGMSVGMEETGVEDGMSVGMEETGVEDGMAVGMEETGVEDGMAVGMEETGVEDGMAVGMEETGVEDGMAVGMEETGVEDGMAVGIGQTGVEDGMAVGIGQTGVEDGMAVGMEETGVEDGMAVGMEETGVEDGMSVGMEETGVEDGMAVGMEETGVEDGMAVGMEETGVEDGMAVGMEETGVEDGMAVGMEETGVEDGMAVGMEETGVEDGMAVGIGQTGVEDGMAVGMEETGVEDGMPFKVIRRIETA
- the LOC137294340 gene encoding uncharacterized protein, whose product is MTRFYCVVFVCVAGMAGAQFQGFEAPVFKGHSFGFKPAAPIKDFKVTATSTATSKDKVQVELEETKVQLRQLQDRFQQQEKQASSIMEEMQGELNDTRGRMQKLEDRLKQQLSTNGNLQNVVKESEETLKVLQRNIKKQCLLMDQLQYSRGQAQSGTPTFMSATSSSTNNGGVAALAIDGNTDATYSRGSCTHTSIRDPSPWWQGRLRVKSEIHNITLTNRKDCCASRLKNVKIEGFEEDPINNPDADPHLCKMHSGQVRGTETITCDRPIVARFMKISLGNKGALTLCEVTLGGVEILRKGLAVQSSMTSFSTNANMANDDDVTTCSVTGSEAGDSPWWQMDLNGAVAVASVEITNRNDDKYMWLSNIRVDLYDELPSSCPDDTGIIIPKPCTSREKPVGQGEAVTLTCDVPQTGRYLRITKNVKSPGDDLSLCEVIVNVLHSQ